The genomic segment ATGTCCCAAGACCCCACCCAAGGCAATGCCCAACAGTGTCAGATGGAGTAGGCATATGTCAGAGTGTGTGCATGCTTGACTGCcgtcccacctctcctctccagccttcCTCTGCTCTAGCTGGCTCTGGGCCTTCATGCTGTCCACCTGCAGCTTCAGTCTGTCATTCTCATTCTGTACCTCCTGCTTCTCTACCAGCTGGGCTTTCAGAGTCACCACGTCACGCTCCACATCCCTACatctacagagagagggagggatggggagatagagaaagacagagggatagaggcaaAGCGAAAGGGTGGTATTGGTGGAAAGGGAATGAGCAAAGGTTAGCATAGTTTGCACATTTTCATTGTCTAtgtagctctccctctctccgtctcgctcACCTGTCCTGCAGGTTCATCTTCAAGCCCTCTGCCTCATCCAGTTTGCTCTGAGCCTGCTGTAGCTCATTAAACAGGGTCATCATCTGAGCCTTCAGATCCTCCACCTCTGACGCAGCCTGACACAGAACAGGCAACAACAGTCCAACATACTGACAGTTCTGATCAAGAAGCTAAGGGTTAGGACATTGTAATGGGGAAATGTAAGATGAAAAGTTAATATCCAGTTAAGAGTAATTAACAATGCTAAGCATATTTATGTTCTCGTTTTGTAATACACATGGTTTCCAGTGTTTTATTTGGGAAACTTTCTGGTTGATGGGCACTAGACTTGATACGGAATGTCATGGATTGTTCATATCTGATAGTGATTGACGCCAGACTGGAGGTATGAGGACAGGGGACGCTGATTGTTATTGTATTCTGGGACACTGACTCTGTAGCAGCTGATGCTGtgacttcctacaagcctctcggcgggtgtttacagaacattggTGCTGTGAGATGAGAATATAAGGTCCTGCTTCTCTGCTTCTGTGCTGGAGGTGTCTCCCTGTTGCAACTTGTATTAAACCACATTGATTTACTTTCTCTGTAACTTCTTTAATTCACCTGGAAAATCCCTGTTACATATTGTACATTAATACATTTCAATTTCATTAACTTCCCTGTTCTTACAGGGTGAGAGACAGGCTGGGTAAGAGCTTATCTGTGTATCTACCTTCTCCTTCCCAGAGTTCTGTTGGGGCTCCTCCTCTGGTTCTGGCTCAGTACCACATGCTGTGTTGGCTAGTGCTGGGGAAACCACCTCTGGCAGTAGTGAGGTCTGTGTGGAGCTCTCCGTGTTAGTTTCTTTCTCCTCCAGCTCTGTGATTCTGAAAGACATAGGAACATCAGTCTTCGGTTCCACCCAAACATAAAGCCCAGGCAGAAATGCGGCCCACCTGGATCTGGTAGCCTGGAGTTCGATTTGTAGCCTCTCCACCCTCTGGGTCTCCTTCCTCAGGGACTGGAGCAGCTGGCTGACAGTAAGCTCCTCAGACTCCTGCCTGGATACACTCATGTCATACCTGGGGTCCCTTTCATTATGATACAGGTCCTTTCCAGTATCatctctctgcacacacacacacacacacacacacacacacacacacacacacacacacacacacacacacacacacgctaaagTCAGGACACACACCCTTAtaatatggatggatggatggagtgagtgagtgttACTCACAGCAATCCTGATCTCTATGAAGGAGTCgtcctctgacccctgacctgtcTTGAGCTGGAGTTCAGAGTTCATGGCCACTAGGTCACTCTTCTCTGCCTGCAGACGCACCAGCTGGGCATGCAGCGCCTCCAGTTCTGCATTCTGATTGGCTGTCACGGCCTGGAGGTGACACAGCACAGATAAGACAAAAGTCTGCCCAGCATtatacccatacacacacacatgtaaataaATCAACACTCCATTGTTATTTTCCAAGTCTCTTCTTTTGTTATACAAAATCTAGCTAAAACTACAGACAATCATTCATCCTCCAAACATTAATTTCTCTATTAATAAGCTGATGTCTGGTCTAGCCAGAGAACTAACCTTGTGAACATTAgccttccctttctctcacctGTCCCTTCCCTTCGCCCTCCAGCTCCTCCACTTTCATGCTAAGCTCCTGGTTGTGCGAGAAGAGGGCCTCCACACGGCCACGcgcctcatcaagcctctcctccaggaactccttctcctccctctgcttctccctccaCACAGACAAACCCTCGAAGCGCTCCTTCATTGACATGTTGGTCTGCTTCAGTGCCTCTACAGGGGAAGATACAGAGAATACATTACTGtaaaaacacacagaaacacacacggaCAGAGCAGTCAATAACATCATCCGCCATTGCAAGACAATCAGAACCTCATATGCCGTAACATCCTAATGTCTCCGACCCATACAGTAGATTCTCAATGAGCTTTAAGGCTGAACCACATTCTGGTCCCCTCTCCATGCCTCACCCTTCAGGTCTCGGTTCTCCTGGATGAGGCGGTTCATCTGCTGCAGCGTTTCCTCCAGGGTGCCTGTGGTGGGGCTGTGGCCGGGGTGGGAGCTCGGACCCCGGGAGACGTCCCCGTTCACCATGGGGGAGCTGGACGCCATCACTCTACAGCAAGGTGAGTCGGTGTGGAGACATGCAAGTGGACAATACATTCTCAGACCATGGAATACACTAGAATGAGAACAGGGACTCGGATTCGAGGGAAGGCCCATGCTAGGATAATCACGCTCTATATTCTCTAGAGCTGCATGCATCAAAACGGCAAACACCACACACCTTGTCAGAGGTGTGAAGGAGTACTATTGCCCGATGAATCATGTACACTGGGCAATATCCGTTATTGAAACATCTTATCAGCAGCTGTCATGTGTTAGGCGGCTCCTCACAGCGCCAATCAGAGAGAGACCTGCAGCCTGCCGGAGTTGGCTGGCCACTTTTCATGTAATTTAATAAACTGATTATATATTGTTGCGATGTTAAAGCAACACCTAACAAACTCTTCAAGAGTTTCAGACCTTTTGGTGTAACTCACCTGTTTTCCAACCTCGGTGGATGTGTTCGTTTCTGCCCTAGCTCTACAGAACGGATTCAAATAATCATCAAGCTAGTGCACCCCTTTGGGTTCCAAGGattgagtttgggaaacactggttgaCTGTTaaggcacgtgtcaaactcattctcTGGAGGGCCGATTGTCTGCTGGTTTTCACTtctcccttgtacttgatgaattaaggtcactgattagttCCGAACGCCCATCACTAGGTTGTAAGTCTTAATTGCACACAAATTGAAAGGAGAAACCAAAAACCAGCAGTCACtcagccctccatggaatgaatTTGACACCCCTGTGTTCATGTTCTAATTTAagaaatgaatctctccagaaataagtctctcactgttgctgcctgttatagaccccccacagcgcccagctgtgccctggacaccatatgtgaattgattgccaccatctatcttcagagttcgttctgttaggtgacctaaactgggatatgcttaacaccccagcagtcctacaatctaaactagacgccctcaatctcacacaaattatcaaggaacccaccaggtacaaccctaaatctgtaaatatgggcaccctcatagatattatcctgaccaacttgccctccaaatacacctctgctgttttcaatcaggatctcagcgttcactgcctcattgcctgcgtccgctATGGATCcgtggtcaaacaaccacccctcatcactgtcaaacgctcccaaaAAACACTCCTGCGAGCAGGcttttctaatcaacctggcccaggcatcctggaaggatattgacctcatcccgtcagtagaggatgcctggtcgttctttaaaagtaatttcctcaccatcttaaataagcatgcccctttcaaaaaatgtagaactaagaacagatatagcccttggttcactccagacctgactgccctcaaccagcacaaaaacatcctgtggcagactgcacgagcatcgaatagtccccacgatatgcaacttttcagggaagtcaggaaccaatacatccagtcagttaggaaagcaaaggctagctttttcaaacaaaaatttgcatcctgtagctctaactccaaaaagttataGGACACTAAAGTCTATTTCcccctggctaccccaaccccagtcAACCACTCCGCAACCcctgcagctacttgcccaagcctccccagcttctccttcacctatatctagatagcagatgttctgaaagagctcaAAAACCTGGACATATAGAAATCAGCTGGGctcgacaatctggaccctctcgttcaaaaattatccgccgccattgttgcaacccctattaccggtcgtttcaacctctctttcgtattgtccgagattcctaaagatcggaaagctgccgcagtcatccccctcttcaaagggggtgacactctagacccaaaatgGGTACAGACCTCTAGACCCAAAaatacagacctatatccatcctgccctgcctttctaaagtcttcgaaagcatcgttaaccatttcgaatcccaccgtaccttctccactgtgcaatccggtttccgagctggtcacgggtgcacctcagccacgctcaaggtactaaacgatatcataaccgccatcgataaaagacagtactgtgcagcagtcttcatcgacctggccaaggctttcgactttgtcaatcaccgtattcttatcgacagactcaacagcctcggtttctcaaatgactgcctcgcctggttcaccaactacttctcagacagagttcagtgtgtcaaatcggagggcttgttgtccggacctctggcagtctctatgggagtaccagagggttcaattctcagactcttttctctgtatatatcgacgatgtcgctcttgctacgGGTGATTCATTGagccacctctatgcagatgacaccactctgtatacttctggcccttctttggacactgtattAACAAACCTCcgaacaagcttcaatgccatacaacactccttccgtggcctccaactgctcttaaacactagtaaaactaaatgcatacttttcaaccgatcgctgcccgcacccgcctgtCCGACTAGattcactactctggacggttctgacttaggtatttgtagttagaCTAgactggctagactgtaaactctccttccagactcatattaaacatctccaatccaaaattaaacctAGAGTCGGCTTCTTATTTCGCAAAAAAaacgcctccttcactcacgctgccaaacataccctcataaaactaactatcctcgacttcggcgatgtaatttacaaaatagcctccaacactcttctcagcaaacctgatgcagtctatcagagtgccatccgttttgtcaccaaagctccatataccacccaccactgcgacacGTATGCTCtaatcggctggccctcgctacatattcatcaccagacccactggctccaggtcatctataagtctttgctaggtaaagcctcaccttatctcagctcactggtcaccataacacccacccgtagcacacgctccagcaggtatgtctcactggtcatccccaaagccaacaccccctttggccacctttccttccagttctctgctgccaatgactggaacgaattgcaaaaatctctgaagttggagacttatatctccctcactaactgaTTGCCGCACACAGCTCATCtgcaaatagcccatccaatctacctacctcatccccatattgttttcaTTTACTtttttgcacatcatcatctgcacatctatcactccagttttaatctgctaaattgtaattacttcgctactatggcctatttgttGCCTTACCTCcccacgccatttgcacacactatatatagactttcattttttttctattgtgttattgactggacgtctgtttattccatgtgtaactctgtgttgttgtttgtgtcgcactgctttgcgtcatcttggccaggtcacagttgtaaaatgagaccttgttctcaactggcctacctggttaaataaaaaggtaaaataaaaaatgttgggggggcgaggtcaaatcatgacgccAGTGATCTTAAGGTTCGTGaattcggagctctagaaagaggcccgagttcccaacTCCCGAATTCTCAGTTGTCATGAAAGCGCTGAGTTCCCAGTTGGTTTGAACGAGGCATAATGTGTTGGCTTTCGCTGGACCTGGGTTTCAGTCCTAGTCGGGACTAACccccaaattctctaaaataacGTGAACGATAAACACAGGCTAGACTTCCGACTCAGAACATGGGTGGACTGACATCTGACAAGGCTAACCTCCTTTTCTCATATTCCTTTCACATTTGACATTCTACCTACCTTCGACAATAAAACAAGGTACCATATTTGACTACTTCTTCAGCTAGCTTGGGTAAAAACAGGGTGAGAACGAAATCGTAGTTCCAGTGCGTCACATTACACCAGGGCCAAACAAATTAATCGTAATTTCAATACTCACATGTGATTAAAGTACACCTCGAAAGAACTCAGATACTTCTTGTTGAAGATCAGATCTTAACACTTCTGTATCGTTTTCTTCTGACTTGTTATTGGTTTACAGCATTTCCTTGTCTTAACGTCACAATAAAGTGTGTGTAAACATTGTATCACCTGCGGAAAGGATCAAATCTTCAATCAGATGGATGGGCTTACGGTGATTTTCCTTCAAAAGCCGTAGACGCATCTATATATTTTGCAAATCAGTGAATATGCTGCGTTAGTGACGTCCTCGAACTGGCCTACAAGAGCGTACAGAGCAGCTGACGGTGACGTTATGTACTGCAATTCCAGCGGGTTTTCCCTTTGGGAGTGACCTTGCACTTTTGGGAAAGGAGTGAAATTTGCCTAATAAACCCAATACATATGAGATCAGAAAGCCGACTCCTCAGTCATTTATTTAACAATTTCATTGGAGAATTGAGAATTTATTCAGCCTATATTGTAGACTATTTTCACATCAGTCTAATCAAATAGAAAAACCTTTTGCCTAATTTCCCCACCATCCACCTACCGCACTATGGCACTGTATCACAATAAAAACATAGAAACTGAGTAGTAAATGAGTGTATGATTATGAAGGATGAGCGGCTATATGGGCACCCCTGAATGAATaatacagtggggtatagttGGCTTGCCTTGGACCACAAACTAATGTTTTTGGTTTGCAGGTCATTCACATGTCCACCAGATGGCAACATTAACTTGGAGAGAAAAAAATTTGTATGGAATGTCCCTGCAGCAAAGTAGGTCCTTGTCTCTTGTGCGCCATGCGTTCATCCACGTGACATGGGTGTaaatcagaggagacaggtgggaggagctataggaggacgggctcattgtatgGCTGGAAGGGAATCAATGAAacgtatcaaacatatggaaaccacatgtttgactccgttcaATGTATCCATTCCAGCCATTTCAATCCCCCTATAgctccccccaccagcctcctctgggtATTTATGTTTCGCCATATGATATTAAaaagtaggcctacattatgtcATTGGCTATTTATTAACAATCACATATTATCCGACTAATGCTTACACACATTTGGCCAAGCAAGCATTCCTACTATTCTTTGACAAAGAATTTAACGCATAACATAGACAAGAGTACATGCATTTGATTTGCCTAAGAAAGCACACAATGCTTGACGTGTCAAAATGAATAaacaagcaacaacaacaaaagccaTGGCTTTACGCACACTCGAGCGCATGCCTGCATTCCTCCTCTCCATTACAAATATGTCTTTAATAAGCCTATAAAAACGTTGTTGTAGTAAAACCGGGCGGTTCAATGATTGGCTGTGTAAACTTTGGGTCAGTCTGATTGGTCGGAGAGATCTTTGCGAATGAAGGGGCTTTGAGGAGCTTCGGGAATGTCTTTGAATGGGACTGGATTTGCGCTGCATCGGGCTAAAAAAAATGCACACTTAAACACGGGGT from the Oncorhynchus keta strain PuntledgeMale-10-30-2019 chromosome 33, Oket_V2, whole genome shotgun sequence genome contains:
- the LOC118366279 gene encoding optineurin-like isoform X3, translated to MASSSPMVNGDVSRGPSSHPGHSPTTGTLEETLQQMNRLIQENRDLKEALKQTNMSMKERFEGLSVWREKQREEKEFLEERLDEARGRVEALFSHNQELSMKVEELEGEGKGQAVTANQNAELEALHAQLVRLQAEKSDLVAMNSELQLKTGQGSEDDSFIEIRIARDDTGKDLYHNERDPRYDMSVSRQESEELTVSQLLQSLRKETQRVERLQIELQATRSRITELEEKETNTESSTQTSLLPEVVSPALANTACGTEPEPEEEPQQNSGKEKAASEVEDLKAQMMTLFNELQQAQSKLDEAEGLKMNLQDRCRDVERDVVTLKAQLVEKQEVQNENDRLKLQVDSMKAQSQLEQRKAGEERTNLTQLKDAYTKLFEDYNELKQESKNREPLVTKEVGDLQTRLDAAEKALAAKQQQIDVMKQEIYQKEKELETISVFQAQAEVYSSDFYAERAAREKIHEEKERLFAQLEFVKKQNTQLQDEIDSLGR
- the LOC118366279 gene encoding optineurin-like isoform X1, whose amino-acid sequence is MASSSPMVNGDVSRGPSSHPGHSPTTGTLEETLQQMNRLIQENRDLKEALKQTNMSMKERFEGLSVWREKQREEKEFLEERLDEARGRVEALFSHNQELSMKVEELEGEGKGQAVTANQNAELEALHAQLVRLQAEKSDLVAMNSELQLKTGQGSEDDSFIEIRIARDDTGKDLYHNERDPRYDMSVSRQESEELTVSQLLQSLRKETQRVERLQIELQATRSRITELEEKETNTESSTQTSLLPEVVSPALANTACGTEPEPEEEPQQNSGKEKAASEVEDLKAQMMTLFNELQQAQSKLDEAEGLKMNLQDRCRDVERDVVTLKAQLVEKQEVQNENDRLKLQVDSMKAQSQLEQRKAGEERTNLTQLKDAYTKLFEDYNELKQESKNREPLVTKEVGDLQTRLDAAEKALAAKQQQIDVMKQEIYQKEKELETISVFQAQAEVYSSDFYAERAAREKIHEEKERLFAQLEFVKKQNTQLQDEIDSLGRQSLSDMQRRHMPRGGNMQGARGGDARDWQQQGNIPEHVCPKCNEILPDLDSLQIHIMDCII
- the LOC118366279 gene encoding optineurin-like isoform X2, which codes for MASSSPMVNGDVSRGPSSHPGHSPTTGTLEETLQQMNRLIQENRDLKEALKQTNMSMKERFEGLSVWREKQREEKEFLEERLDEARGRVEALFSHNQELSMKVEELEGEGKGQAVTANQNAELEALHAQLVRLQAEKSDLVAMNSELQLKTGQGSEDDSFIEIRIARDDTGKDLYHNERDPRYDMSVSRQESEELTVSQLLQSLRKETQRVERLQIELQATRSRITELEEKETNTESSTQTSLLPEVVSPALANTACGTEPEPEEEPQQNSGKEKAASEVEDLKAQMMTLFNELQQAQSKLDEAEGLKMNLQDRCRDVERDVVTLKAQLVEKQEVQNENDRLKLQVDSMKAQSQLEQRKAGEERTNLTQLKDAYTKLFEDYNELKQESKNREPLVTKEVGDLQTRLDAAEKALAAKQQQIDVMKQEIYQKEKELETISVFQAQAEVYSSDFYAERAAREKIHEEKERLFAQLEFVKKQNTQLQDEIDSLGRW